The following coding sequences lie in one Danio rerio strain Tuebingen ecotype United States chromosome 3, GRCz12tu, whole genome shotgun sequence genomic window:
- the abat gene encoding 4-aminobutyrate aminotransferase, mitochondrial isoform X1 codes for MASSLLTRQLALSLQQNLRLAAPGSRYVSKTATKTVSEFEYDAPSMKTTVPGPKSKELLRQLGEIQNTGAIHFFCNYEESRGNYLVDVDGNRMLDVYTQISSIPIGYNHPALMKVMTNPNNVSAFVNRPALGILPPENFPEKLAESLLSIAPSGMTKVQTMACGSCSNENAFKSMFIWYRNKERGYATPSEEEVGTCMVNQSPGCPDLSILSFMGAFHGRTLGCLATTHSKAIHKLDIPSFDWPIAPFPKLRYPLEEFERENAQEEARCLEEVEDLIVKWRQKGKPVAGIVIEPIQAEGGDNHASPDFFIKLRNIARKHGCGFHVDEVQTGGGATGKFWAHEHWGLDDPADLVSFSKKMLTGGYFHRDELQPDKPYRIFNTWMGDPSKNLFLSEVLNVIRRENLLEQVTRSGKALLQGLYALQSQYPHLLSGARGQGTFCAINASSDATRDSIMLKARNKGVFLGSCGEKSIRFRPALVFKEYHVHQLLNILNDVLAEHK; via the exons ATGGCTTCCTCACTCCTGACCCGTCAGCTGGCTCTTTCCCTCCAGCAAAACCTGCGTCTCGCTGCTCCAG GTTCCAGATATGTCAGCAAAACTGCTACAAAGACTGTTTCAGAGTTTGAATATGATGCCCCATCCATGAAGACTACTGTGCCCGGTCCAAAgtccaag GAGCTGCTGAGACAACTTGGAGAGATTCAG AACACTGGAGCTATTCACTTTTTCTGCAACTATGAGGAGAGCAGAGGGAATTACCTGGTGGACGTTGACGGAAACCGAATGCTGGACGTGTACACACAAATCTCCTCCATTCCCATCG GTTACAATCATCCAGCCTTAATGAAAGTGATGACCAATCCAAATAATGTG agtgCATTTGTCAACCGGCCGGCACTTGGTATCCTGCCACCTGAGAACTTTCCAGAGAAACTGGCGGAGAGCCTGTTGTCG ATCGCCCCCAGCGGGATGACAAAAGTGCAAACCATGGCTTGTGGCTCCTGCTCCAATGAGAATGCTTTCAAGAGCATGTTTATCTGGTACAGA AATAAAGAAAGAGGATATGCAACCCCCTCCGAAGAGGAAGTCGGCACTTGCATGGTCAATCAG agTCCTGGATGTCCAGATTTGAGCATTTTGTCTTTCATGGGAGCTTTCCATGGGAGGACTTTGG GTTGCCTGGCCACAACACATTCCAAGGCCATCCACAAGCTGGACATCCCATCCTTCGACTGGCCTATCGCACCCTTCCCGAAGCTGCGGTATCCTCTGGAGGAGTTTGAGAGGGAGAATGCTCAGGAGGAAGCCCGCTGTCTGGAGGAG GTTGAGGATCTGATAGTGAAGTGGAGGCAGAAGGGCAAACCGGTGGCTGGTATTGTGATCGAGCCCATCCAAGCTGAAGGAGGAGACAATCACGCCTCACCAGACTTCTTCATCAAACTAAGAAACATTGCACGCAAG CATGGCTGTGGTTTCCACGTTGATGAGGTTCAGACCGGTGGAGGAGCAACGGGCAAATTCTGGGCTCATGAGCACTGGGGTCTGGACGACCCTGCGGATTTGGTGTCCTTCAGCAAGAAGATGCTGACCGGAGGATATTTTCACAGAGATGAACTGCAGCCTGACAAA CCTTACAGAATCTTCAACACGTGGATGGGAGACCCTTCCAAGAATCTGTTCCTATCAGAGGTGCTCAATGTGATCAGGAGAGAGAACCTTCTGGAGCAGGTGACGCGTTCAGGCAAAGCTCTTCTGCAGGGGCTCTATGCTCTACAG AGTCAGTATCCTCATCTCTTGAGCGGAGCCCGTGGTCAGGGAACATTCTGTGCCATCAACGCCAGCAGTGATGCCACACGTGACTCCATCATGCTGAAGGCCAGGAACAAGG GTGTATTTCTGGGTTCCTGTGGAGAAAAATCCATCCGTTTCCGTCCTGCTCTAGTCTTCAAGGAGTATCATGTCCATCAGCTGCTGAACATCCTGAATGACGTCCTGGCTGAGCATAAATAG